The Kribbella sp. NBC_00662 nucleotide sequence CACCTGCAGATTTTCATCGCGCTCGCCGAGGAGCAGCACTTCGGCGACGCGGCCCGGGTCGTCGGCATCACCCAGCCGCCGCTGTCGCAGGGACTGCGCCGCCTCGAGGCCCTGGTCGGCGCGAAGCTGTTCGAACGCGGCGCGGGCGGGGTCGAGCTCACTCCCGCCGGGGTCGCGCTGCTGCCGTACGCGCGCCGCGCACTGACCTCGATCGAGGAACTGCACCAGGCCGCCGTCGCCCGCGATCCGAAAGGCCCGGAGATCCGGCTGGGCCTAGCGCCCGAAGTCCCGCCCTCAGCCGGTGCTGCTGTGGCCGCTGCCTCTGGCGCGGTGATCCCGGGCAGCCGAGTCACGGTCGTCACCGCCTCGACGAGTTCGCTGATCAACCAGGTCAACACAGGCCGGCTGACGTTGGCCGCCGTACTGCATCCCGTCGTACTGGATGGGCTGGAAGCAGGCCCGGTCTCGCTGCTTCCGACGTGGGCGCTCGCGCCGGCCGGGGTGGTCGATGGGGAGGTGGTCGGACTGCGGCAGCTCAAAGGGCTGCCGGTCGCCGTCCGGCCGCGGACCGAGGCGCCGGCCGCCCGCGATCTGTTCCTGGACACGCTCGCCTTGCATCGGCCCACCGGCGGGACGGTCGTCGTCACCGACGAGCGAGCCGGTCTGGCGATGGCCGCCGCGGGACAGGCGATCGTGGTGACCGCCGATCCCGCGCTGACCGCACCCGGCGTCACGCGGCATCGGCTGGCCGACGACCCGCTGCCGCTGCGGCTCCGGCTCGTGTGGTCGAGGACGCGTACGCCGTTCCTCCGGCCGAACGACGTGATGGCGCAGCTGACCGAAGCGCTGGTGGCGTCGTGAACGCCCGGATCCGCGCGGTCTTCGAGGACGCCGGCGTCCGCGGCTGGCTGCACGCGGTCGCGTTGGACGAGCCCGAGTCGACGGTCGAGGTCGATGCGGACGGGATCGTGCCGCTGGCCTCGGTGTACAAACTGCCGCTGCTGGCCGGGTTCTGCCGACTCGTGGATCTCGGCGAGATCGACCCGCGGGAGCAGCTCACACTCGATCCCTCGACGAAGACGGGCGGACCGACCGGGCTGTCGACCTTCGCGGATCCGGTCACCGCGTCTCTGCGAGACCTGGCGCTGTCGATGATGACGCTCTCCGACAATGCGTCAGCGGATGCGCTGCTCGACGTCGTCGGACTGCGGCGGCTGGCCGAGCTGCTGGAGTCGTTCGGTCTGCATCGGACCCGGGTACGTCGCGGTACCGCGGGCAACCTGCTCGACCTGCAACGGCGTACCCGGACGAACGATCCGGACGCGGCGCTCGCCGTACTCGCGGATAACGACCGGACCGATCCGGCCGGGGTGTACGAGGCTGCGAACGCATCGGCGAGCAGTGCGCGCGACCTCACGTTGTTGTTGCGGCGATTGTGGGCGGGCGAGTTGTTGTCGCCGGAGCAGACCGAGTTCGTCAAGGCGACGATGCATCGGCAGGTGTTCCTGCATCGGCTGGCGTCCGGCTTCCCGCACGACGGCGTACGCGTCGCGGGGAAGACCGGGACGTTCGGGGCGTTGCGGCACGAGGTCGGCGTGGTCACGCTGCCGGGTGGTACGGCGTACGCGATCGCGGTCTTCACACTTGCCGCACGCGGGGACATCCGTCAGCCACGCGTCGACGTCGCGATCGGCGAGGCCGCCCGCGTCGCCGTCGACTTGCTGCGCTAGACGATCGCGAACGCCTCGATCTCGAGGAGTACGTCGGGGTGGAACAGGGCCGCGACCTGGACGGCGGAGGCGGCCGGTTTGGTGCCGGGGATGTAGCGGTCGCGGACCGCGCGGATCGCCGGCATGTTCGCCATGTCGGTGACGAAGATCGTCATCTTCGCGACGTCTTCGAAGGTCGCGCCGGCGCCGGCCAGGCAGCGCTCCAAATTCGCGAACACCTGCTCCGCCTGGGCGCCGGGATCGCCGATGCCGACCAGCTTGCCGTCGGGGTCCAGCGCGACTTGTCCGGCGATCGCCACCCACTGCCCGTGACCGGTCACGACGTGGCTGTAACCGTTGCCCGGGGCAACTCCAACTGCGCGCGGATACTCCAGGTTGCTCATGCACCAGATATACCCCGGCAAGGGTTGAGAAACCGGTTTCCGTCGGGAGAGGATACAAGGGTGGGCCGGACACCGAAGGACTCGATCACGATCGCCGACGTCGCGCGGCTGGCGGAGGTTTCGCGGGCGACCGTGTCCCGGGTGATGAACGGCCGGCTCACGGTCGCACCGGAGATCGTAGTCCGCGTGCGCGCGGCCGCCGAGCGCCTCAACTACCGGCCCAGCGACCTCGCCCGCAGCCTCTCGCTCGGCCGGACGAACATGGTCGCGCTGGTCGTACCCGATCTGGGCAACCCGCTGTTCCAGCAGATACTGCGCGGCATCACCAACGCCTCCGCGGCGTCCGGCTACCGGGTGCTGGTCGCCGAGACCGACGAGGATCCGACCGCCGAGGCTGAGATCGCGATCGAGGCCCGGCGGCGGTGCGACGCGCTGATCATGGTCTCGCCGCGGATGGACGAGGAGCGGCTGCTCGAGTTGTTGCCGCAGGTGCAGCCGGTCATTCTGGTCAACAGGCAAGGGCCGGAAGAGGTGTCGTCGGTCGTGGTCGACTACGGCCGCGCAGTACGGATCGTCGTCGATCACCTGGTCGGGCTCGGGCATCGGCGGCTCGCGTTCCTGGCAGGGCCGGCGGCGAGTGCGTCCAACACGCTTCGGCTGCGGGCTCTCGAGGTCGCCGAGCGGGAGATTCCTGGGTTGGAGCTCGTTCGGTTCGAGTGCGGGCGGTCGATCGAGGACGGGTACGCCGCGGTTGAGCGGGTGCTCGAGTCGCATGTGACCGCCGTGGTCGCGTTCAATGATCTGGTCGCGTTCGGTTTGCTGGCCCGGCTGAACGAGGTCGGGGTCGCCGTACCGACTGATCTTTCGGTTACCGGGATGGATGACATCGGGTTGGCGCGGTTCGCCGTACCGTCGTTGACGACGGTTCGAGTGCCGCAGAAGGATCTCGGGGAGTTGGCCTGGCGACGGTTGCACGCGTCGATCGCTGCACCGAACGGCGATGCGGACGACGTACCGGAGCTGCGGTTGGCGGTGCGGGCAAGCACGGGGCTGGTGCCGCAGGCGCCGGTGTCGCGGAGTGGTACGTCGGCTGATCAGGTCGGCTGGCGGCGGCAGGGCGACATCTTCGCGCTCGGGAGCGATTCGGGGATGCTGGCGCGGTACGAGTTCGGGCGGCGGATGCCGCAAGTGCACGCGCCTCGGCCGTACCTGCATCCGGTCCGGACGCTCGGCGGTCACTCGTTGACCGAGGTGAGCCCGGTCGATCATCGGCATCATTACGGCGTCTCGCTCGCAGTACCGGTGGTCAACGGCACCTCGCACTGGGGCGGTCGGACGTACGTCCGCGATCAAGGACCGACACTGCTGACGAACCACGGCCAGCAACGCAGCCGCGGCGTCACGGCCGATGGTCACGAGCTGATCGACGACATCACCTGGTACGACGAACAAGGCCGACCGCAGCTCGTCGAGCGCCGTCGTCTCGGCGGGGAACTTGCCGCCGGCGGTTGGCGACTCGACTGGCAGAGCGTCCTCACCGCCCGCTACGGCCCGGTGCGGATCGAAAGCCCGGCCACCGTCGGTCGAGAAGGCGCCGCGTACGGCGGGATCTTCTGGCGGCTACCCCTTGTCGAAACGACGGTGCTTTCCGCTGACGGTGAGGGCCTGGACGCCGCCTTCGGCTCGACGAGCCCGTGGCTGGGCTTCGTCCAAGGCGATGTCACGTTGCTGCTGGTCCAGCCGGCCGACGTACGTCCGTGGTTCCTCCGTGTCGACGCGTACGTCGGCGCATGCCCGGCGCTCTCGTGGCACGACCCGCTGACGTTGCAACCCAATCAGGAGCTGACGCTGTCGCTCAGCGCGCTCCTGCTGGATCGGCCTGTGGATCTGGCCGAGGCTAAGACGTTGGCAGACCAGTTGTAGGCGACGAAGCCAGCGCGGACTGCCAACGGCGCGGGACCCGGCCGGCGAGACGTGCGGCTCGTCCTGCGGAGACGGCGTCGCGCATCGCGGCGGCCATCAGGGCAGGCTTCTCCGCGCGGGTGACCGGGGTCGCGAGCATGACCGCGTCGCATCCGAGCTCCATCGCCAGCGCGGCGTCGCTCGCCGTACCGATCCCGGCATCGACGATCACGGGTACGTTGGCCGCTTCCGCGATCAGCGCGATGTTGTGCGGGTTGCGGATGCCGAGCGCCGAACCGATTGGCGCGGCCAACGGCATGACCGCCGCGCACCCGGCCTGCTCGAGCCGTCGGGCGAGGATCGGGTCGTCGTTCGTGTACGGCAACACGGTGAAACCGTCGGCCACCAGGGCTTCCACGGCGTCGAGCAGCTCGAACGGATCCGGCAGCAGCAGGTGGTCGTCGGCGACGACCTCGACCTTGATCAGGTCGGTCTCCAACGCCTCCCGGGCCAGCTTCGCGGTCAGCACGGCCTCGGCTGCGGTGTGGCAGCCGGCCGTGTTCGGCAGGACGTCGATGCTGTGCTTCTTCAGGACGTCGAGCACCGAGCCCTCGTGCCCGGTGCCGAGGCGGCGCATCGCGACCGTGGTCAGTTGGGTGCCGGAGGCAATCAATGCCTCCTCCATCACTTCCAGGTTGGCCGAACCGCCGGTCCCCATGATGAGCCGGGACGTGTACGTCCGCCCGCCGAGCTCCAGTGGATCATCCATGTGTCAGCCTCCCTGCGTCGCGCTGACGATCTCGACCCGGTCGCCGCTCCGCAACGCGGTCTGCGCCCACTCGGCCTTGGTCAGCACGTTCTGGTTCACCGCGACCGCGATCCCGGTGGTGCGGTCGGAGTACTCCGTGATGAGCTCGGCCACGGACTTGCCGGCCGGTACGTCGATCGCCGTACCGTTCACCCAGACGGATTCCATCGCGCTTCCTCCCTACGCCGGAATTACCCGATTCAGGTTCAGCGGTCGGTGACGGATCGGTCACCCTCTCAGCCCACTCCCTGCGAGCTCCCGCGGACGTTCTCGACTATAGCGCTCTCCCGCGTGAGGGCGGATATCGTGACCAAAAGCGCCCTGGGAGGGGAAGGCCTTGGCGAAGCGGGTCGGGATCTCGGACGTGGCTGCGCGGGCCGGGGTGAGTCCGACGACGGTCTCGCACGTGCTGTCGGGGCGGCGGCACGTGTCGGAGGTGACGCGGGCGCGGGTGCGGTCGGTGATGGA carries:
- a CDS encoding LysR family transcriptional regulator, yielding MLTERHLQIFIALAEEQHFGDAARVVGITQPPLSQGLRRLEALVGAKLFERGAGGVELTPAGVALLPYARRALTSIEELHQAAVARDPKGPEIRLGLAPEVPPSAGAAVAAASGAVIPGSRVTVVTASTSSLINQVNTGRLTLAAVLHPVVLDGLEAGPVSLLPTWALAPAGVVDGEVVGLRQLKGLPVAVRPRTEAPAARDLFLDTLALHRPTGGTVVVTDERAGLAMAAAGQAIVVTADPALTAPGVTRHRLADDPLPLRLRLVWSRTRTPFLRPNDVMAQLTEALVAS
- a CDS encoding serine hydrolase, with product MNARIRAVFEDAGVRGWLHAVALDEPESTVEVDADGIVPLASVYKLPLLAGFCRLVDLGEIDPREQLTLDPSTKTGGPTGLSTFADPVTASLRDLALSMMTLSDNASADALLDVVGLRRLAELLESFGLHRTRVRRGTAGNLLDLQRRTRTNDPDAALAVLADNDRTDPAGVYEAANASASSARDLTLLLRRLWAGELLSPEQTEFVKATMHRQVFLHRLASGFPHDGVRVAGKTGTFGALRHEVGVVTLPGGTAYAIAVFTLAARGDIRQPRVDVAIGEAARVAVDLLR
- a CDS encoding RidA family protein; translated protein: MSNLEYPRAVGVAPGNGYSHVVTGHGQWVAIAGQVALDPDGKLVGIGDPGAQAEQVFANLERCLAGAGATFEDVAKMTIFVTDMANMPAIRAVRDRYIPGTKPAASAVQVAALFHPDVLLEIEAFAIV
- a CDS encoding DUF6807 family protein; translated protein: MGRTPKDSITIADVARLAEVSRATVSRVMNGRLTVAPEIVVRVRAAAERLNYRPSDLARSLSLGRTNMVALVVPDLGNPLFQQILRGITNASAASGYRVLVAETDEDPTAEAEIAIEARRRCDALIMVSPRMDEERLLELLPQVQPVILVNRQGPEEVSSVVVDYGRAVRIVVDHLVGLGHRRLAFLAGPAASASNTLRLRALEVAEREIPGLELVRFECGRSIEDGYAAVERVLESHVTAVVAFNDLVAFGLLARLNEVGVAVPTDLSVTGMDDIGLARFAVPSLTTVRVPQKDLGELAWRRLHASIAAPNGDADDVPELRLAVRASTGLVPQAPVSRSGTSADQVGWRRQGDIFALGSDSGMLARYEFGRRMPQVHAPRPYLHPVRTLGGHSLTEVSPVDHRHHYGVSLAVPVVNGTSHWGGRTYVRDQGPTLLTNHGQQRSRGVTADGHELIDDITWYDEQGRPQLVERRRLGGELAAGGWRLDWQSVLTARYGPVRIESPATVGREGAAYGGIFWRLPLVETTVLSADGEGLDAAFGSTSPWLGFVQGDVTLLLVQPADVRPWFLRVDAYVGACPALSWHDPLTLQPNQELTLSLSALLLDRPVDLAEAKTLADQL
- a CDS encoding thiazole synthase; amino-acid sequence: MDDPLELGGRTYTSRLIMGTGGSANLEVMEEALIASGTQLTTVAMRRLGTGHEGSVLDVLKKHSIDVLPNTAGCHTAAEAVLTAKLAREALETDLIKVEVVADDHLLLPDPFELLDAVEALVADGFTVLPYTNDDPILARRLEQAGCAAVMPLAAPIGSALGIRNPHNIALIAEAANVPVIVDAGIGTASDAALAMELGCDAVMLATPVTRAEKPALMAAAMRDAVSAGRAARLAGRVPRRWQSALASSPTTGLPTS
- the thiS gene encoding sulfur carrier protein ThiS, giving the protein MESVWVNGTAIDVPAGKSVAELITEYSDRTTGIAVAVNQNVLTKAEWAQTALRSGDRVEIVSATQGG